A window from Mauremys reevesii isolate NIE-2019 linkage group 9, ASM1616193v1, whole genome shotgun sequence encodes these proteins:
- the PROCR gene encoding endothelial protein C receptor, protein MLLLLLLVGVLCHQGDGAALHTFTMIQLAHLPNSSTIEFLGNATLNGVLTHSLQGFNASQLLPLDPPAQWQEMERSLQIYLHSFHAIVRVITKERKVQYPLYLRCKLGCQLSPDGTSHSFYEVALNGDDFLSFRVANASWVLPGHKEEDNLATFAHAQVSRYPETTSKLQSFLETTCMEFVRRHSKMDGARTEGQHRRSHAPLALGITLGAFALAALAVGVFLCTGEWSSGTRGGHAPASPHGTACGGARQLPPPGKGRGTLLSPHS, encoded by the exons ATGCTGCTACTTCTGCTCCTTGTCGGTGTTCTCTGCCACCAGGGAGATGGGGCAG ccctgcacacCTTCACCATGATTCAGCTCGCCCACCTCCCGAACAGCAGCACCATTGAATTTTTGGGGAATGCCACTCTGAACGGGGTACTGACCCACAGCCTGCAGGGCTTCAATGCCAGCCAGCTGCTCCCGCTGGATCCCCCAGCACAGTGGCAGGAGATGGAGCGCAGCCTGCAGATTTACTTACACTCCTTCCATGCCATCGTGCGAGTGATCACCAAGGAGAGGAAGGTGCAGT ACCCCCTGTACTTGCGCTGCAAGCTGGGCTGCCAGCTTTCCCCCGATGGCACCTCCCACAGCTTCTATGAGGTGGCACTCAATGGAGACGACTTCCTGAGCTTccgagtggccaatgccagctgggTGCTACCAGGGCACAAGGAGGAGGACAATCTGGCCACATTCGCTCATGCCCAGGTGAGCCGGTACCCAGAGACCACTTCCAAGCTGCAGTCCTTCCTGGAGACGACGTGCATGGAGTTTGTGAGGCGGCACAGCAAGATGGATGGCGCCAGGACCG AAGGACAGCACAGGCGCTCGCACGCCCCTCTGGCGCTGGGCATCACCTTGGGAGCCTTCGCCCTGGCAGCCTTGGCCGTAGGAGTCTTCCTCTGCACGGGAGAGTGGAGTAGTGGCACCAGAGGAGGCCACGCCCCAGCCAGCCCTCATGGTACAGCGTGTGGGGGGGCTCGGCAGCTGCCACCCCCCGGCAAGG